One genomic region from Chrysemys picta bellii isolate R12L10 chromosome 16, ASM1138683v2, whole genome shotgun sequence encodes:
- the LOC112060802 gene encoding thaicobrin-like, with amino-acid sequence MDRDCWKKLLLYTKANVTLDPATAHPILVVSEDGKSVRRADVLQDLPDTLERFDARHCVLGSEGFTSGRHYWEVEVENGKYWALGVARESVRRKGRISPSPEEGIWAMGIHGSKGYGNVYDTFSSPAFRLVSSDTIKRIGVCLDYEVGQVAFLDADWKSLLFSLPPASFNGERILPYFWVQGSPLRLCS; translated from the exons ATGGACAGGGACTGTTGGAAGAAGCTGTTGTTGTATACAAAAG cgaacgtgactctggatccagccACGGCCCATCCCATCCTCGTCGTGTCTGAGGATGGGAAAAGCGTGAGACGCGCAGACGTGTTGCAGGACCTGCCTGACACGCTGGAGAGATTCGACGCACGTCACTGCgtgctgggctctgaggggtTCACCTCGGGGCGacattactgggaggtggaggtggagaatGGGAAGTACTGGGCtttgggggtggccagagagtcggTGAGGAGGAAGGGACGGATCAGCCCTAGCCccgaggaggggatctgggctaTGGGGATACACGGGAGTAAGGGGTATGGTAACGTGTACGATACTttctcctcccctgccttccGTTTGGTCTCGTCGGATACCATAAAGAGGATCGGGGTTTGTCTAGATTACGAAGTGGGGCAGGTGGCATTTTTGGATGCTGATTGGAAGTCCCTGTTGTTCTCCCTCCCTCCGGCCTCTTTCAATGGGGAGAGGATCCTCCCTTACTTCTGGGTGCAGGGATCCCCGCTCAGACTCTGTTCTTGa